A genomic stretch from Telopea speciosissima isolate NSW1024214 ecotype Mountain lineage chromosome 7, Tspe_v1, whole genome shotgun sequence includes:
- the LOC122669294 gene encoding LMBR1 domain-containing protein 2 homolog A-like isoform X2: MWVLFYLISLPLTLGMVILTLRYFAGPDVPRYVLFTVGYAWFCSLSIIILVPADIWTTITEQDNGGIAFFWSWSYWSTFILTWAVVPTIQGYEDAGDFTVKERLKTSVQGNLLFYLIVGSIGLFGLILLVIMHRIGGVVGLAMACSNTFGLVTGAFLLGFSLSAIPKSIWRNADWTTRQKVLSHRVAKMAVKLDDAHQEFSNAIVVAQATSNQMSKRDPLRPYMDVIDNMLRQMFREDPSFKPQGGRLGESDMDYDTDEKSMAALRRQLRRAREEYYRYKSEYMTNVTEALELEDTIKNYEHRSATGWKYVSSFRPCRTGKIGSLLDMIELVWKCILRKQLEKLLAIILGCISAAILLAEATILPSGVDLSLFSILINAVRKQEALVQIFAFVPLMYMCVCTYYSLFKIGMLMFFSLTPRQTSSVSLLMICSMVARYAPPISYNFLNLIHLEGDKTHKRTITVFERTMGNIDDAVPFFGKEFNRIYPLIMVIYTLLVASNFFDRLIDSFGSWKRFRFQNEADDTDGFDASGIIILQKERSWLQEGRKVGEHVIPLARNFNNISMDTESGSNDTGKSAVELRATTSLIKDGRKGSQSKSSTEDTWKYGTSREAIGNKYMAIREQRRQVSSTKSSETNIASAKVSLLTAANSQNQSGNTTGGPSAAGLASTWESMKTGFQNIKANIGSKKFLPLRQVQETKLVSRDSSSESLDDIFQRLKRPTLDHRDYNGDGDNDIDSNHTGTTR; encoded by the exons atgtGGGTATTGTTCTATTTGATCTCGCTACCCCTGACATTAGGGATGGTGATACTGACGTTGAGGTACTTCGCCGGCCCAGACGTCCCTCGCTACGTCCTCTTCACCGTGGGATACGCTTGGTTCTGCTCTCTCTCCATCATCATCCTCGTCCCTGCCGACATTTGGACG ACAATAACTGAACAAGATAATGGAGGCATTGCTTTCTTTTGGAGTTGGTCATATTGGAGCACTTTTATACTTACTTG GGCTGTGGTGCCCACTATTCAGGGTTATGAAGATGCTGGGGATTTCACTGTGAAAGAAAGATTGAAGACTAGCGTACAGGGAAACCTATTGTTCTATCTGATTGTGGGATCTATTGGCCTTTTCGGACTTATCCTACTCGTTATTATGCAcag GATTGGAGGTGTTGTTGGTTTAGCCATGGCTTGCTCAAATACTTTTGGGCTCGTTACTGGTGCATTTCTTCTTGGATTTAGTTTGAGTGCAATTCCAAAGAGCATTTGGAGAAATGCAGATTGGACCACTCGCCAGAAGGTTCTCTCCCATAGGGTTGCTAAAATGGCTGTGAAACTAGATGATGCGCATCAAGAATTTTCAAATGCTATTGTT GTTGCTCAAGCAACATCAAATCAGATGTCCAAGCGTGATCCCTTAAGACCCTACATGGACGTGATCGATAATATGTTGCGTCAGATG TTTAGAGAAGACCCCTCCTTTAAACCACAAGGAGGTAGATTGGGAGAAAGTGATATGGACTATGATACTGATGAGAAATCAATGGCTGCACTTAGGCGTCAACTTAGGAGAGCTCGAGAAGAGTATTACCGGTACAAAAG TGAGTATATGACTAATGTCACAGAGGCCCTTGAACTGGAGGATACCATAAAAAATTATGAGCATCGCAGTGCTACTGGATG GAAATATGTTTCAAGCTTCAGACCTTGTCGAACTGGCAAAATAGGATCCCTCCTTGATATGATag AGTTGGTTTGGAAATGTATACTGAGAAAGCAACTTGAGAAACTCTTGGCTATAATACTTGGGTGCATATCCGCTGCAATTCTTTTGGCAGAGGCTACCATACTGCCAAGTGGAGTTGATTTGTCTCTTTTCTCCATTCTCATAAATGCTGTTCGGAAGCAAGAGGCTCTTGTACAG ATATTTGCTTTTGTACCCCTGATGTACATGTGTGTGTGCACATATTATTCCCTCTTCAAAATTGGAATGCTAATGTTTTTCTCGCTAACGCCAAGACAAACAAGTTCAGTCAGCTTGCTTATGATTTGCTC GATGGTTGCACGTTATGCGCCTCCAATATCTTACAActttctcaatctcattcatCTTGAAGGGGATAAGACTCATAAGAGAACTATCACTGTCTTCGAAAGA ACAATGGGGAATATCGATGATGCTGTTCCTTTCTTCGGGAAAGAATTTAATAGAATCTATCCACTTATTATGGTTATTTACACCCTGTTAGTTGCAAGCAATTTCTTTGACCGGttaattgattcttttgggAGCTGGAAAAGATTCAGGTTTCAAAATGAGGCAGATGATACAGATGGATTTGACGCGTCAGGGATAATTATCCTGCAGAAAG AACGATCTTGGCTTCAAGAAGGACGGAAGGTTGGTGAGCATGTTATCCCATTGGCAAGGAATTTCAACAATATTAGTATGGATACGGAGTCGGGCAGCAATGACACA GGCAAAAGTGCTGTTGAACTGAGAGCAACTACCAGCTTAATCAAGGATGGTAGAAAGGGAAGTCAATCAAAATCATCAACGGAAGATACCTGGAAATATGGCACGAGCAGAGAAGCAATTGGAAACAAGTACATGGCCATAAGAGAACAAAGAAGACAAGTGTCTTCAACAAAGTCATCAGAGACAAACATAGCCTCTGCAAAGGTTTCTTTGCTTACTGCAGCCAACTCTCAGAACCAGTCTGGTAACACAACAGGTGGACCATCTGCGGCGGGGTTAGCCTCAACATGGGAATCGATGAAGAcaggttttcaaaatattaaaGCAAACATTGGCTCCAAGAAATTTCTTCCTCTACGCCAGGTTCAGGAGACAAAACTCGTCTCCCGTGACTCCTCTTCTGAGTCCCTTGATGATATATTTCAGAGACTAAAACGACCAACTCTAGACCATAGGGATTACAATGGTGATGGGGACAATGACATTGATTCCAATCATACAGGTACCACCAGATAA
- the LOC122669295 gene encoding uncharacterized protein LOC122669295, whose product MGWAESEMRCKKHPMHRRTPGVCSYCLRERLIKLSIANNGGRGGMEEAAGSSCSSSLSSSPYSSGASSSDSSPLHDRFAYSEGRVGSSGFSLKSRSVVGFGPKTSRRRRVEVEGTDGNKKKGGFWSKLLRSTGKKTKKILLHSSTVKEISSHNRIY is encoded by the coding sequence ATGGGTTGGGCTGAATCAGAGATGAGGTGCAAGAAGCACCCAATGCACAGACGCACACCAGGTGTTTGTTCTTATTGTCTCAGAGAGAGACTTATTAAGCTCTCGATTGCAAATAATGGTGGTAGAGGAGGAATGGAAGAGGCAGCAGGTTCGTCTTGTTCTTCATCGTTGTCTTCATCGCCTTATTCTTCAGGTGCAAGTTCTTCGGATTCTTCTCCACTTCATGATCGTTTCGCTTATTCGGAAGGGAGAGTTGGTTCTTCTGGGTTTTCCTTGAAGAGTCGATCGGTGGTGGGGTTTGGGCCGAAAACgagtaggagaagaagagttgaagTGGAGGGTACGGATgggaataagaagaaaggagggtTTTGGTCGAAGCTGTTACGTTCTACTGGGAAGAAGACCAAGAAGATTTTGTTGCATTCTAGTACTGTTAAAGAGATTTCTTCTCATAACAGGATTTATTGA
- the LOC122669294 gene encoding LMBR1 domain-containing protein 2 homolog A-like isoform X1, with protein sequence MWVLFYLISLPLTLGMVILTLRYFAGPDVPRYVLFTVGYAWFCSLSIIILVPADIWTTITEQDNGGIAFFWSWSYWSTFILTWAVVPTIQGYEDAGDFTVKERLKTSVQGNLLFYLIVGSIGLFGLILLVIMHRYWIGGVVGLAMACSNTFGLVTGAFLLGFSLSAIPKSIWRNADWTTRQKVLSHRVAKMAVKLDDAHQEFSNAIVVAQATSNQMSKRDPLRPYMDVIDNMLRQMFREDPSFKPQGGRLGESDMDYDTDEKSMAALRRQLRRAREEYYRYKSEYMTNVTEALELEDTIKNYEHRSATGWKYVSSFRPCRTGKIGSLLDMIELVWKCILRKQLEKLLAIILGCISAAILLAEATILPSGVDLSLFSILINAVRKQEALVQIFAFVPLMYMCVCTYYSLFKIGMLMFFSLTPRQTSSVSLLMICSMVARYAPPISYNFLNLIHLEGDKTHKRTITVFERTMGNIDDAVPFFGKEFNRIYPLIMVIYTLLVASNFFDRLIDSFGSWKRFRFQNEADDTDGFDASGIIILQKERSWLQEGRKVGEHVIPLARNFNNISMDTESGSNDTGKSAVELRATTSLIKDGRKGSQSKSSTEDTWKYGTSREAIGNKYMAIREQRRQVSSTKSSETNIASAKVSLLTAANSQNQSGNTTGGPSAAGLASTWESMKTGFQNIKANIGSKKFLPLRQVQETKLVSRDSSSESLDDIFQRLKRPTLDHRDYNGDGDNDIDSNHTGTTR encoded by the exons atgtGGGTATTGTTCTATTTGATCTCGCTACCCCTGACATTAGGGATGGTGATACTGACGTTGAGGTACTTCGCCGGCCCAGACGTCCCTCGCTACGTCCTCTTCACCGTGGGATACGCTTGGTTCTGCTCTCTCTCCATCATCATCCTCGTCCCTGCCGACATTTGGACG ACAATAACTGAACAAGATAATGGAGGCATTGCTTTCTTTTGGAGTTGGTCATATTGGAGCACTTTTATACTTACTTG GGCTGTGGTGCCCACTATTCAGGGTTATGAAGATGCTGGGGATTTCACTGTGAAAGAAAGATTGAAGACTAGCGTACAGGGAAACCTATTGTTCTATCTGATTGTGGGATCTATTGGCCTTTTCGGACTTATCCTACTCGTTATTATGCAcaggtattg GATTGGAGGTGTTGTTGGTTTAGCCATGGCTTGCTCAAATACTTTTGGGCTCGTTACTGGTGCATTTCTTCTTGGATTTAGTTTGAGTGCAATTCCAAAGAGCATTTGGAGAAATGCAGATTGGACCACTCGCCAGAAGGTTCTCTCCCATAGGGTTGCTAAAATGGCTGTGAAACTAGATGATGCGCATCAAGAATTTTCAAATGCTATTGTT GTTGCTCAAGCAACATCAAATCAGATGTCCAAGCGTGATCCCTTAAGACCCTACATGGACGTGATCGATAATATGTTGCGTCAGATG TTTAGAGAAGACCCCTCCTTTAAACCACAAGGAGGTAGATTGGGAGAAAGTGATATGGACTATGATACTGATGAGAAATCAATGGCTGCACTTAGGCGTCAACTTAGGAGAGCTCGAGAAGAGTATTACCGGTACAAAAG TGAGTATATGACTAATGTCACAGAGGCCCTTGAACTGGAGGATACCATAAAAAATTATGAGCATCGCAGTGCTACTGGATG GAAATATGTTTCAAGCTTCAGACCTTGTCGAACTGGCAAAATAGGATCCCTCCTTGATATGATag AGTTGGTTTGGAAATGTATACTGAGAAAGCAACTTGAGAAACTCTTGGCTATAATACTTGGGTGCATATCCGCTGCAATTCTTTTGGCAGAGGCTACCATACTGCCAAGTGGAGTTGATTTGTCTCTTTTCTCCATTCTCATAAATGCTGTTCGGAAGCAAGAGGCTCTTGTACAG ATATTTGCTTTTGTACCCCTGATGTACATGTGTGTGTGCACATATTATTCCCTCTTCAAAATTGGAATGCTAATGTTTTTCTCGCTAACGCCAAGACAAACAAGTTCAGTCAGCTTGCTTATGATTTGCTC GATGGTTGCACGTTATGCGCCTCCAATATCTTACAActttctcaatctcattcatCTTGAAGGGGATAAGACTCATAAGAGAACTATCACTGTCTTCGAAAGA ACAATGGGGAATATCGATGATGCTGTTCCTTTCTTCGGGAAAGAATTTAATAGAATCTATCCACTTATTATGGTTATTTACACCCTGTTAGTTGCAAGCAATTTCTTTGACCGGttaattgattcttttgggAGCTGGAAAAGATTCAGGTTTCAAAATGAGGCAGATGATACAGATGGATTTGACGCGTCAGGGATAATTATCCTGCAGAAAG AACGATCTTGGCTTCAAGAAGGACGGAAGGTTGGTGAGCATGTTATCCCATTGGCAAGGAATTTCAACAATATTAGTATGGATACGGAGTCGGGCAGCAATGACACA GGCAAAAGTGCTGTTGAACTGAGAGCAACTACCAGCTTAATCAAGGATGGTAGAAAGGGAAGTCAATCAAAATCATCAACGGAAGATACCTGGAAATATGGCACGAGCAGAGAAGCAATTGGAAACAAGTACATGGCCATAAGAGAACAAAGAAGACAAGTGTCTTCAACAAAGTCATCAGAGACAAACATAGCCTCTGCAAAGGTTTCTTTGCTTACTGCAGCCAACTCTCAGAACCAGTCTGGTAACACAACAGGTGGACCATCTGCGGCGGGGTTAGCCTCAACATGGGAATCGATGAAGAcaggttttcaaaatattaaaGCAAACATTGGCTCCAAGAAATTTCTTCCTCTACGCCAGGTTCAGGAGACAAAACTCGTCTCCCGTGACTCCTCTTCTGAGTCCCTTGATGATATATTTCAGAGACTAAAACGACCAACTCTAGACCATAGGGATTACAATGGTGATGGGGACAATGACATTGATTCCAATCATACAGGTACCACCAGATAA
- the LOC122667066 gene encoding omega-hydroxypalmitate O-feruloyl transferase-like, whose amino-acid sequence MELKMDGLSINEGIIRIKKTEPVLIRPAGETNDGFYFLSNLDQNVATIIQTFYCFKTDEENTKSTEIVYEVIKEALSKVLVKFYPLAGILTINSEGKLIVQCTNKGVPFVEAVADNEIEALGDITIPDPMTLGKLVYTVSGAENILQMPLLTAQVTRFKCGGFVLGITINHCMVDGISAMEFVNSWAEIARGIPLTVPPFLDRYILRSKQSPKIEFTHNEFKEMNDVSNMVTLYQEEQMLYKSFLFDSDKLEHLKKMAMEDGSSSIKSCTSFTALTALVWRARSKALKMKPNQQTKLLFAVDGRSKLNPPLPKGYFGNGIVLTCCLCSAGELIEKPLSFAVQLVQEAISLVNDNYIRSTIDYFEVTRQRPSLTATVLITTWTKLDFDTTDFGWGKPTQSGCVTLPEKEVVLFLSHGRGKKGMNLLLGLPVTAMKIFEELMLV is encoded by the exons ATGGAG CTAAAGATGGATGGATTGAGCATAAATGAAGGAATAATTAGGATAAAGAAGACCGAACCCGTTTTAATCCGACCGGCCGGAGAAACTAATGATGGTTTCTATTTCCTTTCGAACCTTGATCAGAACGTTGCAACCATTATCCAAACATTTTACTGCTTCAAGACTGATGAAGAGAACACAAAGAGTACTGAGATCGTCTATGAAGTGATCAAAGAAGCACTGTCTAAGGTTTTGGTTAAATTCTATCCACTTGCAGGGATTTTAACGATCAATTCCGAAGGAAAACTGATTGTCCAGTGTACAAACAAAGGTGTACCCTTTGTTGAAGCTGTTGCAGACAATGAGATTGAAGCTTTAGGGGATATAACAATTCCTGATCCTATGACATTAGGGAAGCTCGTGTATACTGTTTCTGGAGCTGAAAACATTTTACAGATGCCACTTTTGACAGCACAG GTGACAAGGTTCAAATGTGGAGGGTTTGTGCTTGGCATAACAATAAATCACTGCATGGTTGATGGGATATCtgcaatggagtttgtgaaTTCATGGGCTGAAATTGCCAGAGGAATACCCCTCACTGTCCCTCCATTCCTAGACAGATACATATTAAGATCTAAACAATCTCCCAAGATTGAATTCACCCACAATGAATTCAAAGAGATGAATGATGTATCCAACATGGTTACCCTTTATCAAGAAGAGCAAATGCtttataaatcctttctttttgACTCTGACAAGCTAGAACATTTGAAGAAAATGGCCATGGAGGATGGGAGCAGCAGCATAAAGAGCTGCACAAGTTTCACAGCACTAACAGCTTTAGTGTGGAGAGCCAGAAGTAAGGCTCTTAAGATGAAACCAAATCAACAAACCAAGCTTCTCTTTGCTGTAGATGGAAGGTCAAAGCTAAACCCACCACTGCCAAAGGGATACTTTGGTAATGGAATTGTTCTCACATGTTGTCTTTGCAGTGCTGGAGAGTTGATTGAGAAGCCATTATCCTTTGCAGTTCAATTGGTGCAAGAAGCAATCAGTTTAGTGAATGATAACTATATTAGGTCTACCATAGATTACTTTGAAGTAACAAGACAAAGGCCTTCCTTGACAGCTACTGTGTTGATCACTACATGGACTAAACTGGATTTTGATACTACAGATTTTGGGTGGGGGAAACCAACACAGTCAGGTTGTGTAACATTGCCTGAAAAAGAAGTTGTTTTGTTCCTTTCTCATGGAAGAGGCAAGAAGGGCATGAATCTGTTGTTGGGTCTTCCAGTAACTGCAATGAAGATCTTTGAAGAACTAATGCTAGTGTAA
- the LOC122669294 gene encoding LMBR1 domain-containing protein 2 homolog A-like isoform X3, with the protein MHRYWIGGVVGLAMACSNTFGLVTGAFLLGFSLSAIPKSIWRNADWTTRQKVLSHRVAKMAVKLDDAHQEFSNAIVVAQATSNQMSKRDPLRPYMDVIDNMLRQMFREDPSFKPQGGRLGESDMDYDTDEKSMAALRRQLRRAREEYYRYKSEYMTNVTEALELEDTIKNYEHRSATGWKYVSSFRPCRTGKIGSLLDMIELVWKCILRKQLEKLLAIILGCISAAILLAEATILPSGVDLSLFSILINAVRKQEALVQIFAFVPLMYMCVCTYYSLFKIGMLMFFSLTPRQTSSVSLLMICSMVARYAPPISYNFLNLIHLEGDKTHKRTITVFERTMGNIDDAVPFFGKEFNRIYPLIMVIYTLLVASNFFDRLIDSFGSWKRFRFQNEADDTDGFDASGIIILQKERSWLQEGRKVGEHVIPLARNFNNISMDTESGSNDTGKSAVELRATTSLIKDGRKGSQSKSSTEDTWKYGTSREAIGNKYMAIREQRRQVSSTKSSETNIASAKVSLLTAANSQNQSGNTTGGPSAAGLASTWESMKTGFQNIKANIGSKKFLPLRQVQETKLVSRDSSSESLDDIFQRLKRPTLDHRDYNGDGDNDIDSNHTGTTR; encoded by the exons ATGCAcaggtattg GATTGGAGGTGTTGTTGGTTTAGCCATGGCTTGCTCAAATACTTTTGGGCTCGTTACTGGTGCATTTCTTCTTGGATTTAGTTTGAGTGCAATTCCAAAGAGCATTTGGAGAAATGCAGATTGGACCACTCGCCAGAAGGTTCTCTCCCATAGGGTTGCTAAAATGGCTGTGAAACTAGATGATGCGCATCAAGAATTTTCAAATGCTATTGTT GTTGCTCAAGCAACATCAAATCAGATGTCCAAGCGTGATCCCTTAAGACCCTACATGGACGTGATCGATAATATGTTGCGTCAGATG TTTAGAGAAGACCCCTCCTTTAAACCACAAGGAGGTAGATTGGGAGAAAGTGATATGGACTATGATACTGATGAGAAATCAATGGCTGCACTTAGGCGTCAACTTAGGAGAGCTCGAGAAGAGTATTACCGGTACAAAAG TGAGTATATGACTAATGTCACAGAGGCCCTTGAACTGGAGGATACCATAAAAAATTATGAGCATCGCAGTGCTACTGGATG GAAATATGTTTCAAGCTTCAGACCTTGTCGAACTGGCAAAATAGGATCCCTCCTTGATATGATag AGTTGGTTTGGAAATGTATACTGAGAAAGCAACTTGAGAAACTCTTGGCTATAATACTTGGGTGCATATCCGCTGCAATTCTTTTGGCAGAGGCTACCATACTGCCAAGTGGAGTTGATTTGTCTCTTTTCTCCATTCTCATAAATGCTGTTCGGAAGCAAGAGGCTCTTGTACAG ATATTTGCTTTTGTACCCCTGATGTACATGTGTGTGTGCACATATTATTCCCTCTTCAAAATTGGAATGCTAATGTTTTTCTCGCTAACGCCAAGACAAACAAGTTCAGTCAGCTTGCTTATGATTTGCTC GATGGTTGCACGTTATGCGCCTCCAATATCTTACAActttctcaatctcattcatCTTGAAGGGGATAAGACTCATAAGAGAACTATCACTGTCTTCGAAAGA ACAATGGGGAATATCGATGATGCTGTTCCTTTCTTCGGGAAAGAATTTAATAGAATCTATCCACTTATTATGGTTATTTACACCCTGTTAGTTGCAAGCAATTTCTTTGACCGGttaattgattcttttgggAGCTGGAAAAGATTCAGGTTTCAAAATGAGGCAGATGATACAGATGGATTTGACGCGTCAGGGATAATTATCCTGCAGAAAG AACGATCTTGGCTTCAAGAAGGACGGAAGGTTGGTGAGCATGTTATCCCATTGGCAAGGAATTTCAACAATATTAGTATGGATACGGAGTCGGGCAGCAATGACACA GGCAAAAGTGCTGTTGAACTGAGAGCAACTACCAGCTTAATCAAGGATGGTAGAAAGGGAAGTCAATCAAAATCATCAACGGAAGATACCTGGAAATATGGCACGAGCAGAGAAGCAATTGGAAACAAGTACATGGCCATAAGAGAACAAAGAAGACAAGTGTCTTCAACAAAGTCATCAGAGACAAACATAGCCTCTGCAAAGGTTTCTTTGCTTACTGCAGCCAACTCTCAGAACCAGTCTGGTAACACAACAGGTGGACCATCTGCGGCGGGGTTAGCCTCAACATGGGAATCGATGAAGAcaggttttcaaaatattaaaGCAAACATTGGCTCCAAGAAATTTCTTCCTCTACGCCAGGTTCAGGAGACAAAACTCGTCTCCCGTGACTCCTCTTCTGAGTCCCTTGATGATATATTTCAGAGACTAAAACGACCAACTCTAGACCATAGGGATTACAATGGTGATGGGGACAATGACATTGATTCCAATCATACAGGTACCACCAGATAA